Proteins found in one Elephas maximus indicus isolate mEleMax1 chromosome 11, mEleMax1 primary haplotype, whole genome shotgun sequence genomic segment:
- the C11H18orf54 gene encoding lung adenoma susceptibility protein 2 isoform X3 encodes MAKSKTKHRTCSRESSVSSLLASCSLSGTNSSNSDGSFQYKDKLYSSASQALQAYIDDYDLSRIYPGASTGKINIDKSSTSMSKFSTYIYRNNAFGNLGLKKSSNSLSLPYRKQTLNDIDSISLTTDDLLKLPADGSLPSSTYVGPGHRTNRRNKKCFGMLGSLDIEKNPNFQEPFFSVRRDNLVTPLVYANINGKQRVRLKNPKIVNKSNKCISEPSLPFSKKSSSKDSSEHNLEKNYPRWLTSQKSDLNVSGITSIPDFKYPVWLHNQDLLPDTDSQRTYKMLKEDQSSPKHSYQAQRTSRLMNKLDCFEYSFAPSNFSNSLHDDKGLVNEYKCDFECSQCQYENPLLPGQSKKPFSDDKIELLILKAKRNLEHSTEELPTSMKNDGSPCSLDKLEAERSWENIPVTFKSPVPVYSDDNPQQTSKAKYAKEFLEDFLSNDNQILLKES; translated from the exons AtggcaaaatcaaaaacaaaacacagaactTGTTCTCGTGAATCTTCAGTATCTTCTCTTCTAGCAAGCTGCAGCCTGAGTGGTACTAATTCATCTAATTCTGATGGTTCTTTTCAGTATAAGGATAAATTATACAGCTCTGCTTCTCAAGCTTTACAGGCCTATATTGATGATTATGATCTAAGCCGAATATATCCTGGTGCCAGCACTGGAAAGATTAACATTGACAAGAGTTCTACTAGTATGTCAAAATTCTCCACGTATATTTATAGAAACAATG CTTTTGGAAATCTTGGTCTCAAGAAGAGCTCAAACTCCTTGTCCTTACCCTATAGAAAACAGACTCTTAATGACATAGACTCCATTAGCCTAACTACTGATGATCTCTTAAAACTTCCAGCAGATGGATCATTACCTTCCTCCACTTATGTTGGACCAGGTCACCGAACTAACAGAAGAAACAAGAAATGCTTTGGAATGCTAGGTTCATTGGACATTGAAAAGAATCCAAATTTTCAAGAACCCTTCTTTTCCGTGCGCAGGGATAACTTGGTTACTCCTCTTGTATACGCAAATATAAATGGAAAGCAACGTGTTCgactaaaaaacccaaaaattgTGAATAAGAGTAATAAGTGCATTTCTGAACCATCTTTACCTTTTTCTAAGAAGTCTTCTTCTAAGGACAGTTCAGAACACAATCTTGAAAAGAATTATCCAAGATGGCTTACTAGCCAGAAATCTGACCTTAATGTTTCAGGGATAACTAGTATACCTGATTTCAAATACCCAGTCTGGCTCCACAATCAAGACTTGCTACCTGATACAGATAGTCAAAGGACTTATAAAATGCTTAAAGAAGATCAGAGTTCCCCTAAACATAGTTATCAGGCACAAAGAACTTCTCGGCTTATGAACAAGTTAGATTGTTTCGAATATTCTTTTGCACCCTCAAACTTTTCAAATTCCCTGCATGATGATAAAGGATTAGTTAATGAGTACAAATGTGATTTTGAGTGTAGCCAATGTCAATATGAGAATCCACTTCTCCCAGGACAATCCAAAAAACCATTCAGtg ATGACAAAATTGAATTGCTTATCCTGAAAGCCAAGAGAAATCTAGAGCATTCTACGGAAGAATTACCGACCTCTATGAAAAATGATGGCAGTCCTTGCTCATTAGATAAACTTGAAGCAGAAAGATCATGGGAAAATATTCCTGTTACTTT